AATCGGACCTCGGTGCGACCTCCGGTGTGTCCAGCCGTACAAGCCCTTGCGCATTGGCGTGACGGCTGGTAGCAAGCCGTGAGATGACCGTCCGTGTAATATATGTGAAGTACGGACAACATTTTGCATTCGGCATGCTAGGGGCCACGAGCCGCCGAAACTAGATAGGGGTTTATTGTGCGTGACCAAGATCACTGAACTGCCGTCGGTGCCCCATACTACGGGTAGGCTCGGTAAGAGCTAGATCGACAGCTGGAGAGGATAATTACCACCTCATTTTGTGTGGAGATGACGGCGAAGATTTATGCACTAATGTGTATCTCGGGGGAAGGAAAGTGTGCCCAGGAAAGAAATTACGAAAGAACAGATTAAAACTAAACATTTGcgccgatgacgatgacggaGCTAGACGATGTGGAGCAGCGAAAGGAGTTAAATTGCCGGAAGAAGTAAAACGGATTTTTGTTGCatggggaagaagaaaaattcgaTTGATTTTCCATCTGTCTTGCCTGCTGACCAAGCGTAACTTCTAGCTACAAAGTGGGCTCAGTACTGGTTGgatgtaagaaaaaaagctagCCAAAACATTCTTGCTCCGTTATCGGTTCGTTGATTTGGGGGAAATTGAAtgtaattagattttttttttgtgtgctcccCATACTCATTTTCACACACATCTTTGATTGACAGTCCATGGTCTTGGGAAGGtgaatttttgctgatttagTTCCGGTGAGAGTAAGGAGAGTAAAGCTTTttctccccccaaaaaaaaaagcggaaaacaAGCTTGAAACTCATCCGATACAGAACAGGTTGTTCGCTTTAGTTCCATGCATTACACAAAGCGGAACCATCTTTTCATGCTTTGTATCAtcttcttgtgtttttttttggaaatagATTTTCAGAGGAGTTGTAGGGAACCTCAGATTAAAAATGTTCTACATTAAAACAGAAAGGTTAGGCGATTTGAagcttgaaaaattaaaaatccattTACAGTTCGGGACGTAAATAAACTTACATTCAAATGTCAGAAGTTTCGATGCAAAATTAATACACACAGTCAACAATTTGCTGGTAGAACTTTACTATTTTCTTGAAACTACTCAAGACTCACTGATAGGATTACAAAGGTTTCTGTCCTACTCCATCTTCAAATTATTCTCTTAATGTTGATCAGAGTCCAATGAGcagaataaattattgttagAAAATTATTAGCTCTTTTTCTAAACTCTTGCATGGCTGAGGCCCAATAGATTGATGCTTTCAGCGCCCGTAACTAGCACGTCTAGGGCAGGCACACATCTCTATTCAAATTTGATTGCTGGTGTAAACAAGCTGTTCTTTCGCGGGTTTTATTTCGGATAAGTTCTTTCTTGTGTAGCAGCTAATATTTACCAGTTGGTTCACTTGTAGGAATGAAGAGAGCACATAACGCCTTTTCGTCCCctatttattagattttgaGGAACGGTAGGTTCCCTTGCTATCACTATCGTACGCCGATCCGCTCCTCCAACAAGTCACCTGTCGGAGGatttacaaaacataaacaatgtTCCAACACAAgctattgaattttcatcctGCCTGGGTAGAAAATCCACATTGCTGATTGCCAAGATCGAAAGCCGAGCTGGTTCTCTCCCCTAACTGAATGCATGATACCTccatatgattgcaaagttctaCAGTAAGCTTATTTCATTATCCATTTGATAAAGCTCCATTGAGTCATACAAAAGGtccattatatggatcgaACCTCTGTAGCTTCAACATAGTAAATATAACAAATAATATTTACTTGCAGACTGATATTCAATTTTTCCCTTACAATTTATCAAAATGAAGTTGTTCTATATTTACGTTACTAACTGTACTCTCCACTTCTAGCCCTACTTTGCGCTTTTTCACCACTAGCTAAATCCATCTTTAAGCTCATTAGTGTGCGGTAAATGACCCCCTTCTTTGAGCAGTGGTTGATATCACCTAAAGCTAATCTCTtagcttttcttttaaacCTTCCCACCTAATTCTTGCACACCTATCAgctcggaaaaaaaatctttctgtAGATTTTCGGGAGCAAAGTTCCCTAAGCGAAGTTCTATTGCATATCTTCTATGCTTTTTCGGTTATGGCTTTTCCACCCCAAACACCGACACCGCTTTGTCCGTTGTGcgggcaaaaaaaacatcttcccCTTTACCGGCCACCCTCTTCCGGGTTCCTTGTCCACCCCTAGCCCGTTTCGTTCTAACGTCCGGTGTCATTGTTCCCCCTATTGCCTACGGGAACGTCACACGGTGGCAGCTAATGCAGTGGTTCTATCAGGGTTGTCGCGCCCCAAAGGGTTGAAGATACCACGGGCGGAAACGACGATGGTTCCGCTCATCACGAAGTCAGATGAAATTGGTACTGCAGGAACGAACACAGTGATGGATGGTTCATCCATGGTGCCTTTGTCCGATAAGTGTGCTACTCACGAGTTGCGAATTTTAGAGTTTTTGTGATGCAAAAATAACTAATAAAGTTGGCTACTAACTAGCGCCATGAATAACGAAGCAGGTTTATCATTCTTCGTCGTTAGAATAATTCTCTTATGTTTTGGATTTTGAGTGTCCCAATTTCTGTCGGCACGCTAGGGTTGCAATTTTCTCACCATATTCAATCAACCattcgaacacacacacaccttttgCTTAGTTTTGTGGCATTTTTCATCAGACTTTCAAGGTGCGGTCCACCTTCAACGCGAGTGCTATTGTGTAATTTGGATTTAAAGAAATCAATCTCAAACTCTGCTCTCGCTAAAACAATCACCCTTCTGCCAGAGTggttcgattgttttttcttcttcttatttttgctCTTGCTTTAATTTCCACCTTTTATAGGATGTGAGAGCGAATCGGTCGGCCGGCCCGAAACCGACTGCAATAGCGCAGCTAAATCAATTTACTATTGCAGCAATTTCCATGCATCGGTTGATTGAACACACTGTGCCAGATAGCgttttgtcgtcgtcgtcgtcgtctgtgGCGCGTTGAAGTCACCTGCGTAGGTGACCGTATGCTTCAGCTGCAAGTACATCCGTGCAGGCCGCAAAAATTACGCAAATGTTttggtttacaaaaaaaaagtcccccAAAATAGGgtgaaaagaaaccaaaacactCTCTTTCTGCACTTTTCCCCGAAAATCCCCAACATTGGcaagcaaggaaaaaagggcCCTAAACTCTCCCTCCTGGAGCGGTGTGTCGCGTTTTGTTCAAATCGCATGTATAAAAGACACTTGTAGGCGTCGATGTATCAGTAGCTCAGTGTCAGCGAACGATCGAGTAAGGTGGTGTTTCTAGCTGTGATtgaagtgtgtgagtgtgtgctttAGACAAAATGGTGCACAAGGCGACATTAtgcctgctgctggtgataaGCTGTGTGGTGCTTGTGGCACAGGCCCGACCGTCCGGAAAGGAGTGGAAGCACGGCGATGGCAAGGAGCACCACTCGGAGGAACACTCGTCGCACGGTGAAAAGGGTGAAAAGGGGtacaagaagaaggaggagCATGACGAGGGCAAGAAGGGTCACCATGATAAGGAGGGCCACAAGAAGGAGTACCACGACGAGGGTGGACACAAGAAGAAGCATCACGACGAGGGTGGATACCACCACGAAAGCAAGAAGGGCGAGAAGGGTGAGAAGGGCCACAAGTTCGAGGAGAGCGGTCACTTCAAGAAGGGACACTCGACCAAGGGCCACCACGAGATACACAAGAAGGATGAGTttaagaaggagaaaaagttCTTCGATGAGGATCACGACGAAGCGTTCGATGAGAAGCATGGCGATTTCCACGAGGAGCATGGCTACAAGAAGGGAGGCTCGGAGAAGGGTGGACACAAGAAGGCTGGCCATCATCACGATCACTATGGGAAGAAGGGCCACAAGAAGAAGGGCTCGCACCATCACGATCATAAGGGACACAAGGAGGAGCAAGGACATGATAAGCACTGGAGCCACAAGGAGGACTTTGGCAAGAAGGGTGGCAAGGATCATCACAAGAAGTGGGGACACAAGAAGGGTGGCCactagagggagagagagagagagaggatatTTGATTGGgctttgtgtgtctgtgccaGTTTTGTGAAGAAGAGGCTTTTCTAGTTGCGCAGAGCTTTCGGGAGGCGCAAACGATCAATGTTATGTTATACTTTATGCTGATTTCATCCATAAGAATACGGTCCAAATAGAACCGAAAACAGTACAGTATTGTTAAGCATttataggatttttttatatacgaAGAAAACATCTGAAAATATCGATTCCACCACAAGGCATATAATAGGTTGTTTGCTATGATTCAACAGACCGCCTACAGACAACACCACCATGGTGGATCAAGAATTGGTTCTACACCGTTATGCAAGGGATGATTCTCGATACCGTTTCACCGTGTGAGACgcagaatatttatttcacgCACCGGTAAATACTTGATCAGCAGTCGGTCGGTGTTCAGTTTTGGCGAATTATGATTTTTGTAACGATATGGACCGCTGTTCTTTACGAGCAAGCTTAACATGCTTGACGTACTTGAAGCCCGGAACGATCTCAAGGTGTATACTCACATGCTTAAGTGCGATTGAAATTGAGGCTTTCGGCAAAtattggtttgtttatgttcgGCTCGCTTGCTTcaacaccaaaacacacacacacgtttgttTGCACGTTTGTTTATGTATATTTAAAAACTGCATCCACCTGTTTGAGGTTCCAGAGggcatgcaaacaaaacactatttgagcttatttttgaaaacactTTCGTAAAACACTTGTGCATCTCTTGTACCGATTCTTCTCGTTTTAGTCACGATTGTTTTGCTATAATCACTGCTGCATCATGTTTGCATCACTTGGTTTAATACGGGTTATGTTTCGTTAATTTTTCTCGTTCATTCGTTTTGTCACTTTATCATGTTTCGCTGCTGTCACTCACGATTGCACCATCACGATTTTCCCAACAACCGCACAGAAAACGAAGTGTTATGCACCGTGCTCCACCTTTCAGggttttaaacttttttttgttattgttgtaaaGTTGAACACCAGACACAatcaaaaagcacaaaaaccaaacacacacacacactcacgggTTCAGTGAAGCGAAACGGAGACGCTTGATATGGATCGCGGACTTCAGCTACATCCGCTCGGTACGGCAACGAATCGCGAACTGCGCTCACAAGCATCCACCCGATGTTGGTACGTTCGCTCCGAGGTCCGATTGAAGATGAACGTGCGTGTGCTCGCGAGGGGTTCGTTCGCGTACGAAAGAAAGTCTCCTAAGATGGTGCGcggcgaaaaagaaaatgagagaagaaacataaaaacacaacagTGGACACAATTGAGCTCGTCAAAGGAGAGGAGAACAGGTTGCATGCCACAGGTTCGTAGGGTTGGAAGGAAAACCAACCCCCCCACCCAGGCCACCAACCCTGTGAACGGGGGTGAGCTGGTGTGAGATGAGGTGAACTGTGTGTAGCGTTCGGTGACGTCTTGACTTTGTGTCGGTGGGCCTTAATTTGGTGTGTTCCTCTTGTGATTGTCTTCAATCGGAAGTTTACGAGTTAAGAGTTGTAATATGCGGTGGAATTACGATTACGAATGGTTTTCTGTATTTGATAATTATATAATTATGGTAAGATTATGGCAGAATTTACTAAGAATGCTTGGAACGTTTATACACAATCGTAGGAAGCTCCAGCAACaacttgtttcatttttcacttgAGACAGACAAAAATGGTCCGTCTTTTTCGGGGATCTGGGCATACTACCTTGAATTAAGGATACAACAAATTCTTGTAGAGCAAAATGTTCAATTAGTATATAAATTGCGGCAATAAGCACCAAAAATAATCAGTAAAAGCAACACTGATAGAGATTTAAAATCTTTATCGTTCGCTGCTTCCAAACTGAAACTAAGTAATATGATTGTTAACTAGCTAAAGAAGCCTTTCGGCCATGACAAGTATTACTAAGTTCCTAAGAGAAATAACTGTTCCAAGATACTAATTCTTTTACCCTTAAGTCAGGCAGTCTCAGCGCTGATTCTTCTTCTCGGTTtgacgacctctaaggtcacgccggccatcgaaatggctttctagactgtcGATACTACGACTGTcgagttggttagtcagtcctcattacggtccggataggatttgaaccccggtcctgccgtttgaagaccggagccgctgtcgcctacaccaccgagacGCCCCAGCGCTGATTTTCCAGCTTATATAATTAAAAGAAGCTTAAGATGGCAGTCCATGATCTCTTGCAGTAGTAGCTAAAatgaaaatgggggaaaaaggaTTCTTTTTCTTACTGGTGGCATTGGATGATTTtagttacaaaaaataaaagtcaaaGCATTAAAGTAAAGATggaaaaaatcgttaaatatTCGTGAAATAATTATATAAAACATTAATACCAGCAACAACATGTTAAAACACTCCTATAAATGTTAGAAAACCgcttattttttccccttcaaaccagctccatttttttttttttgctgttcaaaAATTCCTCTCCAAATTCGATCGCTGAGGGCATTGCCGAACCGCTAATCATTAAGTAATTGTTGTCACATTAGCGTCATCTTTGTACTGATGGTCACCTCCAGCCAACCGACCGACAATCTATCTGGAACGGTGTGCTTCGCCTATCGATGATGCTATTCAATGGGCAAACCGCGCCTCACAAACTTGTTTCACGCGAtctttctttccatttgcGCACTGTATCTTCATTCGCCCGCTAGATCGGGGGTCACATTGCCGCATCCCGACCGAAACGTCTCGCCACCGCAGGAAAGACACCTATTAATACAAAGTTAGTGGCACAAATTGTGCGTGCCGTGAAATCACCGCGGGATTAATTCAATATCACGcagctggtgtgtgtgtgtgtacacgaGGAAGAGACACACTTGCCCGGTTCATTGTGTTTCACTTTCTGGCTACTACCACCTCGCTGGTGGTCCATTTTCTTCATTCGCTCTTTAAAAGCTATGATTAAAAACGCATAAATGCTACCtttggcattttttgttgtgccctGTCTCTCTCTCCGTTAAGAAGTTCCTGGGAACCAGATGATGTTACAAAGCGCAAACAAACATGCAACCTGTCGAACTCGGAACTTCCCCCGGTACTCGGGCAAATCGGGTAGGGCACTTTGGCATTGTTGGCTGTGTTTAACGTAACGTCAGCAATGATAAACATCGCAGCGGGTGCAACTATAATTGCTATGCGTTTGAAGTGCTTTGCATTTGCAAACGAAGCACCATATTGTCCATCTCCCGGGTGGGAACGACGGTAGCTATCCCGAAAACTACGGCAGCTTAAGCTGCGGAAGAGCTAACGGCTTAATTTAAATGGGGAGGCTTTTCTCAAACGACGAGCGAACGAATTAATGAAATTCCGGCTCCGACAACCACGGCGACAACTtcctttgaaatttgaattgcCAAACGAAAACTTACTCCAACTGCACACAAGAGTTCGGAACGATAGTACCGACAATCACGAGACGGTGGTCCGTTTTGACAAAACACATGTTTTGGACGGTATTTTTCCTCTCtgctgattttttcttttgaggAGGACAGAGTTCCGAAACAAGAGACAAAGAGAAGTAGGAAGATGAAACACGCGGGAGATTAAtttggatgtgtttttgtaCTTTGGTGTGGTgaagttttccgttttatggttgctcgttttttttttccccaagcGGCCGTTGTCTTTGCTGAGCTTCGGGCTCGGCTGTCGGATGTATGGAGGGCGAGACTTTAATTGATCTCCAAAACTTCCTGGTTAGCTTAGTCGGTGGATGatgttgtgtgctttttggGGACAGTTTGAAGGGCTTTttgacacacatacatacagatACAGCGGCGCACCGTTATCTAGGTCGTCCCTAATTTCCCTAATTCCTGTGATGATTTCCCAATGCCCAATGACAGTGGTCTAGACGAGTAGTGTAAAGCACCGGACTATGGCACGAAATTTATAACCATCCTCAGGAAAAGGGGATTTATGGGCTCACAGAACTTCTCATTATCAATGTCCATGATCTGTGGAGTTGGACATTCCCAGTGGTCTTCAGTTTAGGCAACTGTCAACGATAGCTCCAAACCACGTGTTTCAAGATGGCCTCTTTTTTAGCTTCGTTTCTGATATCCCATCTGcagagagataaagagagaaaacaatttcataCCGATTCTCACTTTCCATTATTCGTTCGAAGGTGGGCTCGGGACATTAACAACCTGCATGCGCCTGCCTGCATTCTGATCCCTTTCGGCTTGGGTTGTAATGAgcgtttttgaaattaaactgCAGCAGCGGATGCAGCTTGATAGTGACCCATTGCGGTGTCGTTCAACTTTCATGCAGAAAGTAAAGTGAAAATTGCAACAGCAAAAGAGGCACCAAAAAATCGATGGTAGGGTCCATTATGCCCTGCGGGCCCTTTTATTTCGGGAATGTTGCAACGGCGATGCACGACTGCCCGATGCAAGGTATCGGTTTCGGTGCATTCCTTTAAGatcttttgtttcgtttattttttaatggcGCTATTGACCAAAAAAGTGAGACGATTTTTGTGTAAGGAAAGTTTTGCGTATGTGTGGTTGATTGTAAGaagaaatttaatcaaaaaagCGCCGCAAAGTATGCAACCcgctttttaaaaataactttattGCTTTGCTTGGAAATTAATAGCATTGAAAGCTAAAAGCCAACATGGAATTTAATCTTCAAATGTAGTTGATTGACTGTAAAACAGCCAGCTATTTAAACAAATGGGGTTTTCAAACgtatctcataaattttaattttcccctGGAGAGCCACCAGTGTCCAAGGCAGATCATCTCGGACGCGATTGTTTATTTGTAATCTTCTCTCACCTGGGCTCCCTCTTCTTACGCACCCATCAGCCCAATCATTGTAGCCAATGTTTGTGTTGTGATGAGACaaaactttcaatttttacATCTGTCCACCTTCACCGTGCCCAGACTCTTGCGAAGACTGCATCGGCCTGGCCATACCATTCCATCAAACACCGTGGCACACCTTCACCGATTTGTCCACCTTTTAATGGGACGCTTTCTTCCAAATCGCATTCCAATTCAAGCGGAAAAAGCATCGCACCTCCGGCGTTTAGCATTCGTGCCTGGGAGGAGACCATGTGTGTCTCTGGTGCCCGAAACCCTCCCCTTTCCGGCCTCATGGTAAGGTAGATTGTAGCTAATTTATGCTCATTTCCGATAGGAACGGTTATTTTGGGCTTCAACCTCCCGATGCGCAGTGCTTTTTGTGTGCCAAAAGAGGAGAatgtttgatgctttttttctattttacttCGTCGATCATCGAAAGCTTCTATGCAAATTCCACGAACCCTTGGGGTTtgggttggggttttttggaaatattttcctaagcagtagaaacaaaaacaaagcccaacaaacaaaaaatggtgatGTTAGGCACATGTGTTTGACAAACATCCCATGTAGCGGACGTGATGATACCCCTTACACGCTAATAATGGGAAACTGATTACGAAAGCACGAGCCCGTGTGCCTGTGTAAATGAACCAGACGCCAGAAGGTCTATGCAGGAAGACGGAACATAGATCGAGCCGTGCTGGCCGCAACCTAAACATCGAACCTCCCGCAGCGTGTTAGTATCGTTTCGTCACCGATCGTCTTATGTTGTGCGCGATCAAACTAGCACGATCAGCTTCCCATACAGGCTGCATAATGCAGCAGATGATGCATTGGGTAATCGACACCGACACCGATAAGCCCGCTGGGAAGATGTGCTTCCTTTTCTCTGCGCCCCTGCACGCCCGTCGGAACGACATGCCCTTTTGCGAGTGTGGCCTTCGAcaccgacgatgatgatggaagcAAAGGCAATATGCATACAgggaaagcacacacaaaaacctttGCAGCGGGAAAcacatttcaaatattttccaacctCTTTTCTTTACACCGAGCTTGTTGGATCAATTTCACGGCTTTTATATTGCTTATGAATGGAGGATTATGTCTTGTGCGGAAGAGGTCGATGATACattgcacaaacacaaccagGTTCGTGGGGAGAAATTGGGAATTCATCAAGCGAGTCTGTTTTGCAGACGAATCGATCGCAACGGTTCTTCGGCGCAGCGATTCAATCTTTCACTCCACGATCCATAATCCTCGCGAGAAAACGCATCACCTTCTTCGACGCTTGTGTGCCATGCACGGGGGACTCCACTAGCAGGACTACTGCTGGAACTTCCCAAACGCCAGCAAGTCGTTCCGGAGCAGcaatcaataaataattttatctgTTTTATGCGCCGGCGAACGATGAACGGTGAAAGTTGTTATCCCAAGACTCCTTCACACACTACTCGGACGCATTTATTGAGCATCCGCCCATCCCATCCCTCGCTGGATGCCCTTTCGGaggctttctctctctctgtcgtcTCTCCGGTGCGTCTGAATTCTTTAAGGTGCCGCTTCTGGAACGACATCTGCAAAGGCTTAGGATCTGCTGAATCTGACAGTTTCTCTCTCGAGATGATGCAAAACGATTGCAAGGCTTCGTAATGTAGCTGCAACTGCTGCACCAGCACTGCTCGTAATCCAAATGGCACACAAATGACGGGGTTTTCCGCTCGGAAGCTATTAGTTTTAGCATGCGCTAAGCTTATAATGCAGGTCGGTGAACTGATTTTTATCCACAGCAGCTACCGGACAGATGACGATTTACATGTCAATTTATGATCGAAGATTTGCGCTTGCACGAGCTAATGGAGACGTTAGGCGTGGCGGTTGCTAAATCGCCGTCAAAGCGCATAATAGACGAGCAGGGAAAGTGTTGCTAGTGAGCATATTGAAGGCTGGAATAAAGTGGTGGATTTatggaaattttgaaatcttttcTATAAAACGTATTTTTGCTTTAGCAATTTTTATAACACGTTTATGGGTCTTTTCTTTCATGGTGTAATCATTTGATTGCAgttcaatttttaatattttactagACTGCATGTCCTATGCATATttctattttaataatttgaaaatagtGTCTAAGTCACATTTCAAACactttatatattttaaaaaaaaaaatttaaatcaaacttCAGTTTTGACTGGAGCTGCAAGATTTTGTCTCTCGCTAACAGCCGAAAAAAAACGTCTCGATCATGCTGTGGAATGTTCCGATACACTAAAAGAGACGACGCTAGGGATCATTGAACTTTCGACCAGATTGCCAAAAACTTTCAGTTATCACTGGTGAACGTTGCCTCAACGAAGAGCCCCCGGTAAGGAAACATGCCTCAcccgataaaaaataaaacagcataACTTTACGATCGTCGATTCGCCAATGTGACGAACGTCTCAACAACATCGGGCTCCATTGGGACAACGGGCGTCCAAAGGAACTCGAGTCCCAAAACTCGATGATACGCGCAAACGATGCACGACCGGGAAATAGGTCACGAAACAACACCAATGCCCGCAGGGTTAATTTTCGATCcgaacagacacacacaaacaccggaCGAGCACCCGGGCGTAGCAAAAGGCGAAGGCACACGTTACTGAACGCTGCTCTTGACACGGCCCAGGGACTTTGCGAATATATCCCAAGTCAACTTTCATCCTCGTACCAGTGAGCAGGCAAGAGATTGCGTTCCTTAATCTCTCGCCAATAGCATTCGACAGCAGCATCGAGCATGGACTGCCAACTTCCAAACTGCTGTCTTTGCCTGCGAAGGATGAGTTCAAGCCGGACTGCTTGAGAGCCGCATGTTCCgcatggcaaaaaaaaacacgcaaaacttttcctttcatGTCACTTTCATTCCCGGATCATGCTGCGAACAGGGGTTACGCTTTTGTCGGGGacgggtttgtgtgtttaaagttttgtttgcgGGCTGATCGCCCCCAATGACCAGTTCGTTCCGAGCCTCGCACCGAGGGGTCTAGGTTGAGGTCGAattggtttgtgtgttgagGATCGCGTCTTTGCACACCCTTTCAGCATATTTCCCAACACCATCGTCCGACGGTGGGAAGGAGATGATGATTAGATCGTGCTGGTTCCTCCCCGTTTGGGGTGTGTTGGCATGTGCAGTTGTTGGCCCAATCTTTCTGCGACAAACAGGAACCTCCACATCAACGGAGCGACTGACACGAAATGGAGAAATTAGTGTCAATGGTGCGAGTTTCATCGAATGGAGGTCAGTGATAGAAGTGGGAAAACGCGCTTAATGTAAGGTCATTTAATCAAAACTCGTGGTATTTTCTGTTGGAATTCGTAATATGGCAACCAGATGGATACGGTGGTTTCGTATTAAATCCTGCAAAATCTGGATTGATCgtcaaactacgtggtatcatgaagtctagtgagccattggatgaccagcgtgacctagtagagaCCTaccaaaaaatccaaaaatagaaaccataGCTTGAATATCCCGGGAAGCTAGTTCGAATAAGCTGAGATGTGTTGAGAGCGATCTCGAGGAGTCACAATCAAGTGGTGGAAACGATTGCATTCTTACCAAGATCTTGAAGAAACTGATGCACACCATTCCCACCTTAAGAGATTCTAGAGTTGACAAAAGTTCTTGAATCACGGCTGGACCGGGACTCAAaccccatctggaccgttccctcgtacAGACGACTGACTCTCCAACTACATCGCATCAATAAGACTGAAAAGCTAATTagatggctggcatgacctaGCAGGAAGAAGGATAAGTGATCATCAGCAAGAAAGTAAGTAATTATTCGGCATTAAGATAGTTTTAGGTTAAAAACTGCAGCTATTGAGCAAATTATCAGAAAATTTATTGGTCATTTCAGTCCAGTCTGAtgtcaaaaacgaaaaaggcattcagtgttttatgtttatcagaaatctaccAAATTTCAGACATAATTTAGATTAGAACTTTCATTAACCAACTGATCCAGTTTCGGCAACGCACAAAATGAGACTAACTCACCTTCTGATTCGCCACGCACCCGCATCCGAATTAATAAAACTTCCACCAATACATATAGGGTGGCGATATACCTTTCCCTTCCGGTCGAACTCATCTGCCAGCGGGTCCAAGTTTTCGCTCCTAATTAACCCTCTACTATTTTCTCCAGCATCCACAAGCCCTGCGTTTCTGTGTATTTATCGTCAGCATCAATCAACCCCAAAATACCTCCGATCAgtgtttcaaattaattttataaccTTTTTATTCACCGTTCAGCCCCAACAAGGAACCAAGGAGGGTGGATGTTCAACCCTACTAACCCTAATTTCGTCGCCTGCAACACTTTAAATCCACGGCCCGATCTCATCCAACGCTGATCGGAACTTTTAACTCAATA
This genomic window from Anopheles maculipalpis chromosome 2RL, idAnoMacuDA_375_x, whole genome shotgun sequence contains:
- the LOC126558954 gene encoding putative eggshell protein, coding for MVHKATLCLLLVISCVVLVAQARPSGKEWKHGDGKEHHSEEHSSHGEKGEKGYKKKEEHDEGKKGHHDKEGHKKEYHDEGGHKKKHHDEGGYHHESKKGEKGEKGHKFEESGHFKKGHSTKGHHEIHKKDEFKKEKKFFDEDHDEAFDEKHGDFHEEHGYKKGGSEKGGHKKAGHHHDHYGKKGHKKKGSHHHDHKGHKEEQGHDKHWSHKEDFGKKGGKDHHKKWGHKKGGH